The genomic interval AATGGCATGTTttatatagtatgtatatacatgttgcatttctaaattaataattatatataactcAATTGTCAAGCATATAATGTGATTTTGAGAATTTCAATATAACTCTTAATTTTAAATAACAGTATTAAAATAGGTTCTTCATAATCTTAGAGTAAAGAAgtcaattgaaaactttctctcaAGTATTATATATTtgggtaaattaaaataaaaattttaataaaatattttatgtgtaaTTAATATATTCCTTGGACCCTAATTGCTTATGTCTTGAAATCACAGTGACATTCCAAAATCATCCTGTGGTTTAGACTGTGAATTCCTTTAGCCACATTGCATGGTCAATTGTCAGGGTAGATTAGAGGACAGAAGCCAGCATGCGATCTCATTGATCTAATATATATCATGAATGCACGATAGCAATAAAAGCTTGTCCACCTTGTTACTGCACAAATAGAGACTACTGGAAAGATTGAAATAACTCTTGAGGAAGAGTATTAATCCCCAGGGATGAACACAGATGTacataaatagaaatgaaaacatgaatggacatttatcTAATCAAACCTACAAATCCTCTGACGTGTAAGTGTTGAAGTTCTGCACAATCTATCAGTTTAGAAGGGAAATGAAGcataaaagcagaaaatgaaatataggaCTTTTCTCCAAATTGCTCATGGAAGAAAACAGAACGAAATCAACCAAGATGGAAAATGGAGAGGAGACTGGCAACCCCATGGCACTAATGAGTGGGTGATGTGAAAAGTTAGTTTATTTGCCCAAATGATCACTGTCTCACCTGTGTGACCTGGGTAACAATATCCATTCTTATGACAATTAAAAGACGAGATGAAATGCTGGGACCTTTGCGGTACTGTTGAGCGGGAGCAGCTGGTCATCAAGCATCAGTCCCTCCACTCCTGGGCACATCGAGGGGACCCCCGAGGCCCCCACTGTTGAGTCTATGAAGGAAGAGGTTTGCTTTGCTTGCAAAGGAAAGGCAGTCCTCTCATAAACCTTGTGCGGGTCGTGGGACAAAACGTGTTATGAAGACAGAATTGATGAGTCAGCTTCTGTTGTTTTCTCCTTATCATCTGAGCATGGGAGGGACCACAGGTGACAGGGCTTTAGGTGCAGGTGGTGACCTGAGCACAGAGTCCACCCCAACAGTAACCACAGGTGACACGGCCTTAGGGACAGGTGGTGACCTCAGCACAGGGTCCACTACCGCAGGTGAACTGGGGAGCCTTGCTCAGGCCTGCTGGGAAGGACCTATGGCCGCCCTGGGCTTACCTTGCAGTCTATGAAGCACTAAGACCGCGGGCTCCTCTTCCATGGGACACTGTGAGGAAGGGCTGGGGGACACTAGCCCAGGCCACAGCTGCCCTGTAACTTGCTGttcacttggaaagggtggacaGTGTTCATGTCCTGGCCTGTCCAGGTGTGATTAGGAGTGCCGGGCTTCTCTATCCCATCTCTGATGCTGATATTCTATGTAATCCTTTGTGTTCCATGGGAGAGCCAGCCACATTCAGATGACAGCACCAGATAGTGGAGACTCGGTTCTCTTTCCAGCAGCATTTCCATATGAAACAAACACCTAAATGAATGTGCAGACAGAAATATGTCCAGGCACATAGTGGCCAATGCAAATACCTTACTTTTAAAGTAAAGTGGAAAATTTAGGTTGACcattataataaatgtttttctgAGCCCCATGAGACCTCTTCCCACTGCATATAAAAGATATCTTTGGAACTTCGATGttattattcataaaatatatgagATCAGTTAGAAAAAACTCATTATATATTTTAGTATGGTAAGAGTTAATAACCAAATTAAGCctgtgtaatttttaaattgacaCTTCTTACTTTAAAATCACACTGGAACTTTATTAAATGGCATTCTAAAATATGTTTCAATGTTTTCcacttaatttatatattttggccAAAATTAAAGGGCTATAAAACctttaatcaattaaaaatactGTAATGACTAAACAGGGCAAGGTCTACTTCAAACGCCAAAAGGGTGAAGGATAATCAAATAGCTTATGAGTTAGTGTTTTTcaaggcaagagaaaaacactGTTAAAGAATCCAGGGTTGTGCCAGAATAGTTCGACTGGAACATATGGGTAGTTTGTGAGGAAAaggctgaaagaaatggaaagataaagGGAATACAGACCTGAGGTAGGCAAACTTGCCTTAGGCACTGAGGCCAGAGGGTGGACTTATAAAAGCATCGGCTTAGGAAGATGAATTTAATGCAAATGAGCAGAAAGAACTGGACAGACAATAAATTAAAGGCAAGGAGACCTGTTGGTTACGgcaacaataaagaaaagcctGACATGTTTGGAAACATTTTCTGAGTATCTCTGGAATTGAAATGtcataaaaagataaagagaaaatattaatgttCAATTGACTGCAGTGCTTTCATTTCTAGGCTGGATAATTACCCTGGAAGAACTTTCAAAAAGCAATACAATTTTATTGCTTCACTTTGAGATAAAAACATACTATAAACAAAATGCCCTTTTTCCTTATGCAGTTTTTtgacagacaaaataaagttaattaAAGTTACACATACATATGTGGTAAATAAAAGAGCAGTGcattcttatttatttcattcaatatttttatactACTTGCCTCTTTTCCTGTATTACAAATGTCACCTGATTTAATTCTTTCACAATTTTGTGGCATATATACTGTTGTATCTTTCTTTAGCAAAAAAGTAAACTTaggtacagagaggttaaataacttacctAAGGCAACAGAGCTAGAGCATAGTATACCTGCTATTAGGACCCAGGTAGTAAAACTCTGAGGACTATGAAATCCACACCATTTTACTATGTTGACTTTTGCTCCTAACGTAAATGGTGCAAGCAATGATTTTGACTCCTCATAATTTGGAGGGACATATCAATGGTCTATTACTCAGCAGATGAAAACATTGCTTAGGAACTTTTCTGTAAATTCCATTCAGCAAGCATTCATTTTGTGGACATGAGGATGATTTTCCCACATTGGCACAACCTAATGCTCTATTTGAAGGATTCTATAGCTATAGAGAACAtcaaattagagaagttgcacaGGTCCCCTCAGATCTATCTAAAAGGGTGaaagatgctaaaatgcaaataaattcaaattagCATACATTCTAGTGCCTATTATGTGCAAAACATTGTTacaaagctgaataatattcaaccTTTCTCCCTTCAAGGGGATGACATTGTAGAGGTAGGGTAATAAAGAATACaagaaatgagaatgagaatatGATGTTACTATTAAGATGTACAAACACAGGCAGAATTCAAAAGAGATTAAGTTCATGTGAAGGAATTAGGAAAGTCCCTGAAGGGAAGGCAGTTTTAATGACAACTCCAGGTAATGAGAATTTCAacagtgaaaataataaaaatgtcatcTAGAGAGGAAAAGGAGTATGAGCAGGGACAGGAAACCAAGACAGAAGAGGATAATTCGGTGTGCTTGAAAAACATACTGATTAGGAGTGTAGCAAAACGTTTTATGTAAGGTCTGAGGCATTTGTACTTAGACAGGAAATAGTGGAGCCACTGGAAAACTTTAGTGGAGTACAGACATGTAGAAAGGAGAGGGAGTAGGAAAGATATTTCTGaattaatataattttgattCATGGATGTGAGTCAGAGAAGAGAGACATATAAAGGAGAAATTTAAGATTTCAAACCATGAGAACTCAACAAAGATATTCTTGTTGAATATTGTTGGATGTTCAATGGGGAAATCAAGAACAAGGGGGAGTTAGTTCGCCTGTGGACATGAGTTTGAAACCCTGATGCAATACCAGTGCATTCAAGTCTGTGGGTCTAGAGATCAGTGATATTGACTGGGAATTGGCCCCTGATGACTGAAAACAAGACAATAACTCTAAGAACGAGagagaaacaagaagaaattgaaaatgtaatTGTGTTAGTCAggcttctccagggaaacagaattgacaggaaatatttgtaaatagtatGAGGTTTATTACGGggattggctcatgtgactgtggggatagACACATCCAAGTCCCGTAGGGGAGGCTGCAAGCTAGGATGCCGGTGAAAGTTTCTGAGTGTCCCCCAAGTAActctggttggctgaagtagagacggAAAACTTtccttctgactgttgaaatcatgACTACTCCTTTGAaggcctttaactgattggatgagattctCTCTGTTGAGGTTAAGCCCCTCAGATGATTGCTGAAGGCAATATCTTTAGATGATGGCAGTTGTAAtgagccatggatgcaatcaactgactgactcTCTAAACACACATGTTGTTTTTTATGtcaacaatcaggccagtgcttattGGACCGGGCAACTGGACACCACAGTCTGACCAGGTTGCCACATGAGCTAAACTATCACAGTCATCTTGCTGGATGATCTAGCTTAAGAAGGTAGAAGGGAAATGAAGAGctcacaaaagaggaaaaaaaaaattgtgctcaAAAAATTGCAGAAGAGGAGAAAGACGAACTTCATTCCCGCGGGACCCTTGGAAGGGTTGTTCGCGGGTGTATGACTTCTCCGCCCGCGTCcctcattatgtcctcaagagtcatccatcttgtcatgtggttcaggatgtcatttcatcttaccgCTGCATAATCCATGTGCTCCCTAACCATCcacctggatcaacaagccaagaaggggattacattattggctggggtgattgaccctgactatcagggggaaataggactgcagctacacaatggaggaaTCCATATTACAGAGACTCTTATCATGGGGACAGATGTGTTGTGATGGAGCAGGAAGCTGGCAGGAGGAGTGGAATTGTCATGGAGCACTTTCAGTCCAGAAACCACCCCATGAACCCACACAGTTACTAAGTCTTGGCCATGATAGATATTCTACTATGGCATGTGGAGTACAAGTTTTGGGACCCTTCATTTCACCAGCAGACACCTCAAGTGgaaaaatttggacacagtagaTTGTAAGAATAGCCAAGACCTTTTATTCTTGATCCTGAGCAAAGGAGGTCCCTCTCCATATTTCTCTTGAAGCACATTTTATATTCCTGTTGATTGTGCCAATTACCCCAGATGAAGGGTTGGAACTTATGTTGGCTCTGGAAATTGGGAACAAGATCAAAGTCTCATGACATCTTTCTCCATTGTCAGCTTTGCTTACCTAGTGCTTATCTGGTTGTGAGTGAAAACCCAGAGTAAGACAGTTTTCAGCTGAGCTGTTGACAATGCAGCCACTGGAGTCAATAACTTTGAAAGACGTAGCTATAgacttcacccaggaagagtgggCACTGCTGGACACATCTGAGAAaaagctgttcagagatgtgatgctggagaatatcgGTCATTTAGTGTCAGTGGGACATCTGATCTCCAAATCAGATGTACATTCTCAGTTGGAGCAAGATGCATTGTGGAGAGAAGGAAGTGGATCTTTCCAAATCCAGGATTCAGGCAGGGAAAATGgccctgaaaaagaagaaatactattCATGCACCATATCTACAAGAAAGACACATCTACCTTCATGTCATTGAAATCTCATACTCAGGAGGATGCCATTAAATATAATGAACTGCTAGAAGATTTTACTCACAGATCCAGAATGACTCAACATGTTTTCAGTCACATGGGAAGAAAACCCTACCTCAGAAATCTATTTGGAAGAGCCCTCAGTGACCAttcatcttttaatcaacaaaaccaaacttGTACTAGAAGTAaatcatatgaatgtcatctaattGGTAAATCCTTTAGTCAAAACTCTGTCCCTATACATTACAATAGAACTAACATCAGAGAGAAATCATATGAATGCCACCTATGTGAAAAAACGTTCAATAAAATTGCTgaccttagacaacatgagagaatttactctggagagaaaccttatgaatgccatctatgtgggaaagccttcaataGAATTTCTAACCTTAGTttacatgagagaattcacaatggagagaaaccctataaatgtcatttatgtgggaaagccttcactcagtGTTCTACcctgagacaacatgagagaactcacactggagagaaaccttatgaatgtcatCTTTGTGGAAAAGCTTTCACTCAATATTTTGCCCTTAGACGACATGAGAaaactcacacaggagagaaaccctatgaatgtcatctgtgtgggaaagccttcactcaatgTTCTGGCCTGAgacaacatgaaaaaattcacACAGGGGAGAAATCCTATGAATGTTatgtatgtgggaaagccttcaatcGTTATTTTGTTCTTGGAGTTCAtaagagaattcacactggagaaaaaccgtACAAATgccatctgtgtgggaaagccttcactcattgTTCTTCTCTTACACGGCATGAAAGAATTCACACTGGGGAGAAATCCTATGAATGTCATCATTGTGCAAAATCCTTCACTCATTATTCTggccttagacaacatgagagattGCACaatggagaaaaaccctatgaatgtcactTATGTGGGAAGTCCTTCACTCATTGTTCTTCCCTTAGAGAACataagagaattcatactggagagaagccaTATGAATGTCTTGTATGCAGGAGAGCCTTCACTCATCATTCTACCCTCacacaacatgagagaactcacactatAGAGAAACCTTATGAGTGTCATctttgtgggaaagccttcattcaTTGTTCTAGCCTTAGTCAACATGAGAGATTGCAcaatggagagaaaccctatgaatgtcaactttgtgggaaagctttcactcgTTGTTCTTCCCTTAGAGAACATGAGAGACTTTACAatggagaaaaaccatatgaatgtcatctgtgtgggaaagccttcactcattgTTCTACCTTTAcacaacatgagagaattcacactggagtgaaaccctatgaatgccatctttgtgggaaagccttcactcattgCTCTAGCtttagacaacatgagaaaactcacaTGGATAGACACCATAAGAGCTTGATTTATCTATGGAAGccttagttttatttttgtaaacttAGATGTGAGAGGACTCAAACTGGAGAAAAAATTCATGTGAAAGCCATGTATGTGAAAGGTTCAGTGTTCTAACTTCCAATGACATGAAAGAACTCATACCTTGATTGTTTTGAATATGGAAGACATTTCAGCCCTTGAGTTAACCTTTAAACGTACTAGAGAACTCACACTAATGAATTTGGTAGAGTCTTTAGTCATCCTGACCACTTCATCAATCTAAACCAATTCATACTGGTGAGAATTGATATAAATGACACCTACTAGCAATGCCTTTAGCATGTTATACAGCATGAGAACCCATAAATATAATAGAAGTGGAAGTACCTTCATCCATTGATCCAACTGATAGACTATAGAAATCATTGGTGAGagaaatcatatatttttaaataaggctAAATGAAAGCTGTGGCAATACTTTTGTGCAAATGTGCTAAAAATGAATATCAACTTTTATCTAATGTGAAGGTAAGTATTAGCATCGTGGTTATTTATATGCCATATGCCATCATACATCATCATACattcaaaaaggaataaaatgttttctgtaaaaaaaaaaaaaaaaaaaaaaaattgcagaagaaaaaatGTCACAAATGTAATGAAAAGTGAGCTTCAAGATTAACATAGACCAGATTAAAATCAGATCAGATGAAGACTGAGGAAGGTCCTTGTAGCTCGGAGCTATGAAGGAGTCACTGAATTTATAGGAAGGGGTGGGTCAAAGCTGTAATCTGTGGAACAAAGGAGGAACTGATGATTTAGAAATAGAAGCAATTTTCACAAGTTAGTGGTTTaactaaaggaaaggaaaaattaaaatagcagtTTTCAGTTTTCAGAAACTGATTTTACTAGACAAGGGGATCTGGGGCACAAAAAGGATTCAAAATGTGGGAAAATAATATGGGAGAGTCACATATTCTTGATGAGTCAAGATATGAAGGTCCGTAATGGGTATGGCTGCAAAATAAAGGGGTTCTTCCTCGATAAAAATAGGAAGTGAAGGAAAGAAAGCCTTCAGAGAATTTGAGGAAGTACCTATTGGATTAACTCACTATTTTTAGATAggctttgaaaagaaaacagcCATGGGGTAGGCACCAGCTGTGCAGAGGAATAAGTCGGATAAACAGAAGTTGAATACTCAGAAAATGACACACAGATAAAGAAGTATCAGTTGAGGTTAGAAAACATGAATTTCACAGGTAAAGGATAATTATCATAAGACTTCCCTGAATAATGCAGGGTCTTggaacagaaacagagaaattggCAATGGACATGCCACTAATAACGACGAAGTAGTAGAGgtgttataaataaaaataataggaaaatagtatgtttaagtttttttaattcttaatgtTTTTCTGTCTAATTGTTCTTTATATTAAAAACtgaaagagaggtatagaaaccACTGACTCCACATGTGATTTATATAttacttctttcatttctgctgGATCACGATTCATAAATTTTGAACGGTTTTTGGATAGGGATGTGAGGTTGCTGTTTTCTTATCAATTAACCTTTTCGCCATTATGGAATGTCCTTCTTTATCCTTGGTGAAATTCTCTGGCTTAAATTCTCTTTGTCAATAATAGAAAATGCAGCCTTGTTTTTAGCATTGTCGAATGAGAGGGGCAGAAATAAAAGCCCTTAAAGTGGGGACTCTAATAAGACTATATACCTGTAATAAGCTGGACTCCCATAGGTCAGTAGTGTAACAGGGAAGtattatagaaatacaattgctCTAATGCAGAATTAAAACCTGGATTTTTATATCCTGGGTCATCCAGGAAAACTCAAGCTTTAAACTTGATTAAAGATTGTCCCAGATTTATCAGATACTTAAGAGATACAAATGGAAATTCACTCTGGAGTAAAGGTGCCTTTACTTTTACCTTTAGAATTACAAATAAATACTATGTATATTTACCTGTATCTATATCtagctgcacacacacacacacacacacacacacacacacacacacacatatatatctccCACATCCAAATAAAAAGGGGCACATGACAAAACTAGATTTTATACATGAATCCCCCtcccaaataaaagaaaatcaaatcagctcttcaaaatattaaaataataaaataataatatgcaggtcataaatgaaaatatgactaTTTTGttcaaagaagtaaaaggcaagcttgaagataattgtgggaaagaaggaaacagtAAAAGTagcataaaattttgaaaaataaatcttttagaattgaaaagacaaaaataacctGAAATTGAAAGCTTAATGGATAAATTTAGctgaataagtgaactagaagctAAATTAACAGGAATGATCCAGAGAATAAAATGAAGAGATGAAACTATTAATACAACAGAGATTTAAGAGAAATGGGATagaatgaaaatgtcaaaaacatatttaatatGCTGATAACAAAACATACTTTGTCCATTAGAGATTTTATAGTTGTGATTTCATGTGTATCCTTACAATCtgcaaaaatttaacaaactgaTAAAATACTAAACatattttcattgaattttttaaagtaagcCCTTAATTTTAACAACTGCAATATTTTAGTAGCTATCAAAGATGAGAGCTTCTGacaaatgagaataaaatgaaaatagcttgGCTTTAAGTAGTTAATGCTTTCATTTGCCCTTACATTaacatcaaaaggaaaaaagaagaaattgaccTCCATATAGCTTACAAAATGTATTGTTTATATTACGCATATTAATATCCATCtacattatatttttcttttgtgaaattgtTTTGTGGTCATGAAAACCATTCTGATGTTATGAGTTCTCCTCTATTCCCGGACTCTCATGAAGATATGCTGTGAGATATTCCATGGCGTTATCATCAAAGGCAAAGTGGCCTCTTAAggataaataagaagaaaacatagataactaatacaaacAAAATTAGAACACAAGAACACCAGCGAGTAGTGGGGAGATGAGCATCCGCTGAAGGTTTGTCCACATAAGCCTGACATGCCATGCCTTTACTTTGGAAAGTATTTTTCCCCAATCTCTTTTAATAAGTGTGAAACATTCCCAAGTAAAGACAGAATGCATTTCTGTGTCAAAGGTCGTGACTGCTCCCCATAAGGCATAAGCTGTCCCTAGAAAGTTAACGTGTAAACACAGAGAGGCAGGGAGAGTGGCCTCAGCCACACGGGGCAGCCAGAGGACGGCCCTGGAAGGTTCACACAGACCGAGTGAAAGGTAAAGGCCCTCCTTGGACTCTGGAGAGGGGGAAGACTCTGCAAATGCCCACtcacagaagcaagaaaacacCAGGTCCGAAGTCCCACCCGGACCTCGAGGTCTGTCCAGTCCCAGCCCCTCACTCGTCCCCCCTCACTTGGCCCCAGCACTGGGGGCCACCAGGGCAGCCCAGCCGCTCCCCCCAGCGTGGACAGAGACCGCAGAGTGACCAACCATGAGTTACAGCTGTACACATCCAGGCACGGGACTAAGTCCCAGAGATGCAGGCGAAATGCAAGCTGCCAAGGAGAGCTGCATTCACAAGGCCCCCAGAAGGACAAACTGAGAAAGAGGGAGGCTGTGATAGAAACGTCTGCGAGAACTGCTGTGCACTCAAACCAGTGTCAGTCCATGGGCCAGACACATGCAAAGCAGACTTCCAAAGTGACCCACCCTCTGGGTTGCCCCCCTCTGGGCCCAGAGTGGGATACTGTAACAGGGTAAAAACCGGAGGCGGAAGGCGCTCACAGTAAAACAATGTGGGGTGTTAAATTAAACTGCTGTAAAATAGGATGGTCCCCAGTCTGAAAACTATAAGGAAAATGGGGCATTGGGTCAGGGAgggaatttaaataaatcataagagcTGGGGAGAAATGTCTACCCAGAAATGAGCAGAACAGGTCAACCTCtctggagaagaaacagaggaaagcaAACTCTCTCCTGAATGTGAAACAATCGCACAAAAAGTGCAGTCTGAAATATTGCACTGCACACTGAGGGCAAAATCAGATGAAAAGCAGGAAAAATCTGAACGGTTAAACAggggctattctaaaggtccagaataaggtGGAAAAGCATCAAAGAAAATCCTTAACACAAACTCAATCGACAAAAACCCGAAAGAAGAGGGAGAGTTAACCCATCAAGAGAATCAGAGGCTCAGACATCAGGAAAACATTACAAGTCaaaccaagaaacaggaagatatggctcagcaaaagggaaaaatgaaaatttcagaggAGACTCAGGAGTTGTAAtcactaatcaaagatgttcaaacaaatctcattaatcagttcaaggagatgaaggaaaatatgcataaagagataaaggatattaagggAATAATGtgtgagtataaagaagaattcgaaagaataagaagaaacataacaaaattgtagggatgaaagacacaataatagagattaaaagtaGACTAGAGGCATGCAACGGCAGATTTGAACAGACcgaagaaagaatcaacaaactagCAGGCAAGACAGTTGAAATCATGTCATCAGAAgaccagacagagaagagaaaacaaaaaatgagcaGCATCTCAGGGGGTTGCGTGACAGCATGAGGCAGTCAAACAtacccagaaagagaagagaaggaaaaaggtgaAGAAAGGATACCTGGAGGAAATAATAGCCCCAAATTTCCCAATGCTAAATATTTACATCCAAAAAtagtgcaacatactccaaataaaataaaatattctaattatAGTATTGCATGAGCAAATTATGATAAGCAAACACATAGAGATGAAATCTAGAATACAGTTTGCCAGGGGTAGACAGGGGAAGAGGATGGGGGCTGATGCTTAGGGTGTGCCCAGGGTGTTGGTGGAAGCGCATTATTGCAGCTGCCACGTGGAGGGCTGAAATATGCATTTAATGTGGTTGAAGGAGGACCTTTGGGTCATGTATGCTACtataataaaagaagataaagcaTGGAACTGTCGTGGACAGTGGGCTGTGTGTAATGAtgcaagtataagaatgttctttagGAACTATAACAAATGCACACACAAGGCAAGGTGCGAACGATCGAGTGACGTGTGGGAAAACACACCTGACGTTAACCAGGGACTATAATTAAGGGCACTGTTATGATATTCTTTcaccagttgtaacaaatatgccATAGTACAGCAAAGTATCAGCAATGGGGGGTGGTATTtaggaatgctgtatttttacatgaattttctataaacctacaacttctctaaataaaaataatgatatttatgAAAAAAGCTGCTAcataaaagaaaccagacacaaagtaccacatactgtatgatttcatttatttagaatgcaaataaaaataaaactgtagaaACAGAAGTAGATTGGTGGTTACGGGGTACTGGGCGAGGACAGAGGGATTGGGAGGTAACTACACAGGGTATGTTTTcgggctgcttttttttttttggagtaatgaaaatgtccccaaattgattgtgttgatgaatgtacaactgtgAATATTCTAAAAGGCACTGGTTTTACACTTTGACtagattgtatgatatgtgaatatagtATAAAATTGCAAAAACAAGATTAACATAGATACAAAGGAAAGATTATGCAGTCATTTGTAGAAACAAAATTTCAGTAAATAACTCTGGAGCATCACCTAGGTAGTAggaattaaattttaaacaaaagttaTTGATATCACAAGTTTTATTACACCAGTTATTTCTTATTAATCAAGCAAACTAGTGAACCAGAAATCTTCCAAAGGCAAAACAGAAGTTAAAGAaacccataattttttttcaatcctaTAATATATCAGAGTTAGAAATTAACttacatataaaaacaaaagatccCATAATAATTTTATAGTCTCCCTATTACTTATAATGCAAGGAAATACTAAATGAAAAGAAGCCAATAAAGAAGCAATAAAGATCCTAAACTATAAATAAGTGTGAAATGCATGCCAAGAAAGGATGGAGTTGAAAGTTAACAATTCTCGGATCCCTCAGTGACAGAGTCCCCTAAAGGCAGTGTCggggctctggggtgggggtgggggtgctttcCACAGCCCTTCGCTTTGAACGAAGAGAACCCAGCGAGGAGAGAAGCGGGGAAGACCGCCATAGAGACCAAGCTCGGAATCACAAAGCAGGAGCGGGGTTGCATCTGAAGTAGAAATGAAACTGGCACTTcattatgtttaacttttgacATTATTGCCTGCTATCCCAT from Tamandua tetradactyla isolate mTamTet1 chromosome 26, mTamTet1.pri, whole genome shotgun sequence carries:
- the LOC143669919 gene encoding uncharacterized protein LOC143669919, translating into MQPLESITLKDVAIDFTQEEWALLDTSEKKLFRDVMLENIGHLVSVGHLISKSDVHSQLEQDALWREGSGSFQIQDSGRENGPEKEEILFMHHIYKKDTSTFMSLKSHTQEDAIKYNELLEDFTHRSRMTQHVFSHMGRKPYLRNLFGRALSDHSSFNQQNQTCTRSKSYECHLIGKSFSQNSVPIHYNRTNIREKSYECHLCEKTFNKIADLRQHERIYSGEKPYECHLCGKAFNRISNLSLHERIHNGEKPYKCHLCGKAFTQCSTLRQHERTHTGEKPYECHLCGKAFTQYFALRRHEKTHTGEKPYECHLCGKAFTQCSGLRQHEKIHTGEKSYECYVCGKAFNRYFVLGVHKRIHTGEKPYKCHLCGKAFTHCSSLTRHERIHTGEKSYECHHCAKSFTHYSGLRQHERLHNGEKPYECHLCGKSFTHCSSLREHKRIHTGEKPYECLVCRRAFTHHSTLTQHERTHTIEKPYECHLCGKAFIHCSSLSQHERLHNGEKPYECQLCGKAFTRCSSLREHERLYNGEKPYECHLCGKAFTHCSTFTQHERIHTGVKPYECHLCGKAFTHCSSFRQHEKTHMDRHHKSLIYLWKP